A section of the Spirosoma pollinicola genome encodes:
- the recA gene encoding recombinase RecA encodes MAKSDTAQATASANDSKLKALQTTIEKLDKAFGKGTVMRLSESKVVDVPVISTGSLGLDLALGIGGLPRGRVVEIYGPESSGKTTLTLHAIAEAQKAGGLAAFIDAEHAFDRVYAEKLGIDVKNLLISQPDNGEQALEIAEHLISSGAIDIIVIDSVAALVPKAEIEGEMGESKMGLQARLMSQALRKLTGTINKTGCCCIFINQLREKIGVMFGNPETTTGGNALKFYASVRLDIRRIGQIKEGADNIIGNRTKVKVVKNKLAAPFKVVEFDIMYGLGISKVGEILDLAVEMEIVKKSGSWFSYGTSRLAQGRDAVKELLLDNPELMGEIEGKIRAKIAVDDDILLDPVLAATAEDDEGEIDD; translated from the coding sequence ATGGCAAAATCAGATACGGCGCAAGCCACAGCATCTGCTAATGACAGTAAATTAAAAGCACTTCAAACGACCATCGAAAAACTGGATAAAGCGTTCGGTAAAGGCACAGTCATGCGCCTGAGCGAAAGCAAAGTCGTTGATGTTCCCGTTATCTCGACCGGTTCGCTGGGTCTGGACTTAGCCCTCGGTATCGGTGGCTTACCACGGGGTCGTGTTGTTGAAATTTATGGACCAGAATCATCCGGTAAAACCACACTGACCCTGCACGCAATTGCAGAAGCGCAGAAAGCCGGTGGTTTGGCCGCATTTATTGACGCTGAGCACGCTTTCGACCGGGTTTATGCCGAGAAACTTGGTATCGACGTTAAAAACCTGCTTATCTCGCAGCCTGATAACGGCGAACAAGCCCTTGAAATCGCCGAACACCTGATTAGTTCAGGCGCTATTGATATTATCGTTATTGACTCCGTGGCAGCCCTTGTACCAAAGGCTGAGATCGAAGGCGAAATGGGCGAGAGCAAAATGGGTCTTCAGGCTCGTTTGATGTCGCAGGCGTTACGGAAATTAACAGGCACCATCAACAAAACGGGTTGCTGTTGCATCTTCATCAACCAGCTTCGTGAAAAAATCGGTGTTATGTTCGGTAACCCCGAAACGACAACTGGTGGTAACGCGCTGAAATTCTATGCATCGGTTCGTTTGGATATCCGACGCATTGGCCAGATTAAAGAGGGTGCCGATAATATCATTGGTAACCGCACAAAAGTAAAGGTTGTCAAAAACAAACTGGCGGCTCCTTTCAAAGTTGTTGAGTTCGACATTATGTACGGCCTGGGTATCTCCAAAGTTGGTGAGATCCTTGATCTGGCTGTTGAAATGGAGATTGTTAAGAAATCGGGTTCCTGGTTCTCGTATGGCACCAGTCGCCTGGCGCAGGGCCGCGATGCCGTTAAAGAACTGCTTCTTGACAACCCAGAATTGATGGGTGAAATCGAAGGCAAGATTCGGGCAAAAATTGCCGTCGATGACGATATTCTTCTTGACCCTGTCCTTGCCGCTACTGCCGAGGACGACGAAGGTGAAATCGACGATTAA
- the eno gene encoding phosphopyruvate hydratase, with amino-acid sequence MSTIQSIHARQILDSRGNPTVEVDVRTENGYLGRAAVPSGASTGTHEAVELRDDDPKVYVGKGVLKAVSNVNELIFPELVGISVFEQSMIDKIMLELDGTPNKGRLGANAILGVSLAAAKAAAQEAGLPLYRYIGGVNANTLPVPMMNILNGGSHADNSIDFQEFMVMPANAASFSDALRMGTEIFHTLKGVLKKMGLATNVGDEGGFAPNIKSNEEAIQTIIQAIEKAGYRPGEDVWIAMDAASSEFYDAEAGVYHFKKSTGDKLTSSEMAGFWKDWATKYPILSIEDGMAEDDWSGWKAHTDALKDTKVQLVGDDLFVTNVTRLQEGIDKGIANAILVKVNQIGSLTETIDTVNLAKRNAYKNIMSHRSGETEDATIADLAVALNTGQIKTGSASRSDRMAKYNQLLRIEEELGETAYFPGLKF; translated from the coding sequence ATGAGTACTATCCAAAGCATTCATGCCCGGCAGATCCTGGATTCGCGTGGCAATCCAACTGTTGAAGTGGACGTCCGCACCGAAAATGGCTATCTGGGCCGTGCCGCTGTGCCATCTGGCGCATCGACGGGAACCCACGAAGCCGTCGAACTTCGCGACGATGACCCAAAGGTATATGTTGGTAAAGGCGTTCTGAAAGCCGTTTCGAACGTAAACGAGTTGATTTTTCCAGAACTGGTTGGCATTTCGGTTTTTGAACAGAGCATGATTGATAAAATTATGCTTGAACTGGACGGTACGCCAAACAAGGGCCGTTTAGGTGCCAATGCTATCTTGGGGGTTTCGCTGGCAGCTGCCAAAGCAGCCGCTCAGGAAGCAGGTTTGCCACTTTACCGGTACATTGGTGGTGTTAATGCCAACACGCTGCCCGTGCCGATGATGAACATCCTGAACGGTGGTTCACATGCTGATAACTCAATTGATTTCCAGGAATTCATGGTTATGCCTGCCAATGCCGCCAGTTTCTCGGATGCGTTGCGGATGGGTACCGAAATTTTCCATACGCTCAAAGGTGTGTTGAAAAAGATGGGTCTGGCTACCAACGTAGGTGATGAAGGTGGTTTTGCACCAAACATCAAATCGAACGAAGAAGCGATTCAAACCATTATTCAGGCTATCGAAAAAGCAGGCTACCGCCCGGGCGAAGACGTCTGGATTGCTATGGATGCCGCTTCGTCGGAGTTCTACGATGCTGAAGCTGGTGTTTACCACTTCAAAAAATCGACCGGCGACAAGCTGACTTCGTCGGAAATGGCTGGCTTCTGGAAAGATTGGGCTACGAAATACCCAATTCTGTCGATTGAAGATGGTATGGCCGAAGACGATTGGTCGGGCTGGAAAGCACATACCGACGCCCTGAAAGATACGAAGGTACAACTGGTTGGCGACGATCTGTTCGTAACCAATGTAACACGCCTTCAGGAAGGTATCGACAAAGGTATTGCCAACGCTATTCTGGTTAAAGTGAACCAGATTGGTTCATTGACCGAAACGATTGATACCGTTAATCTGGCTAAGCGTAACGCATACAAGAACATCATGTCGCACCGTTCGGGCGAAACGGAGGATGCTACCATTGCTGATTTGGCTGTAGCCCTCAACACAGGTCAGATCAAAACGGGTTCGGCTTCGCGTTCAGACCGGATGGCTAAATACAACCAACTGCTTCGTATTGAAGAGGAATTAGGCGAAACAGCGTATTTTCCAGGACTTAAATTTTAA
- a CDS encoding FtsB family cell division protein encodes MLNRLLRYGRNFYVATGLVLLGWMTFFDANDLTTQIRNWWKLRELDGEASYYQAKIKAVQTERREVLGNDRLREKFAREKYLMKKPGEDVFVIVDEQNEPLEK; translated from the coding sequence ATGCTAAACCGTCTTCTCCGTTACGGGCGCAATTTCTACGTCGCCACTGGCTTAGTGCTGCTGGGGTGGATGACGTTTTTCGACGCGAATGATCTGACAACCCAGATTCGTAACTGGTGGAAACTACGTGAGCTGGATGGAGAGGCCAGCTATTACCAGGCTAAAATTAAAGCTGTTCAGACCGAACGTAGAGAAGTGCTTGGTAATGATCGCCTTCGGGAGAAATTCGCCCGCGAAAAATACCTGATGAAAAAGCCTGGCGAAGATGTGTTTGTCATTGTCGATGAACAGAATGAACCACTAGAAAAATGA
- a CDS encoding low molecular weight protein-tyrosine-phosphatase: MINVLFVCYGNICRSPVAEGVFRMLVAEAGLDKQIQADSAGTASFHIGQLSDRRTRENALEHGLTLTHRARRLIGEDLAQFDYFVAMDETNLEAIEKLNYRSTGLYTNDTIFLLREFDPDVSDQPNVPDPYYEGPEVFEEVYQITLRCCRQLLMYLVQQHNLNERKSEPERRTGAKE; encoded by the coding sequence ATGATAAACGTCCTCTTCGTTTGTTACGGTAATATATGCCGGTCGCCGGTTGCGGAAGGGGTGTTCCGAATGCTGGTTGCCGAAGCCGGATTGGATAAGCAGATTCAGGCCGATTCAGCGGGTACCGCTTCCTTTCATATCGGTCAGTTGTCAGACCGTCGAACCCGTGAAAATGCGCTTGAACATGGTTTGACACTTACGCACCGTGCCCGTCGTTTAATTGGTGAAGACTTGGCTCAGTTTGACTATTTCGTAGCTATGGACGAAACAAATCTGGAAGCCATCGAAAAGCTAAATTATAGAAGCACAGGGCTTTATACGAACGACACCATCTTTTTACTTCGTGAATTCGACCCGGATGTAAGCGACCAGCCCAACGTGCCGGACCCATACTACGAAGGCCCCGAAGTTTTTGAGGAAGTTTACCAGATTACCCTTCGCTGTTGTCGTCAATTGCTTATGTATTTGGTTCAGCAGCATAATCTTAATGAGCGAAAGAGTGAACCGGAACGCCGGACCGGAGCGAAAGAGTGA